A genomic window from Halomonas sp. LR3S48 includes:
- the murC gene encoding UDP-N-acetylmuramate--L-alanine ligase, with amino-acid sequence MRRIRHIHFVGIGGAGMCGIAEVLANQGYRVSGSDLKASPVVARLREHGIRVTIGHAENNVSGADVVVVSTAVDSSNPEIRWAHEHRVPVVRRAEMLAELMRFRHGIAVAGTHGKTTTTSLTATLLAEGGLDPTFVIGGKLTSAGTNARLGEGDYLVAEADESDASFLHLQPMVSIVTNIDADHMSTYGGDFERLKVTFIEFLHNLPFYGLAILCIDDEHVRGLLDRIHRQFVTYGFSEDADYRVVDFTQHAGEVHFTALRPDGLAPLDIRLSMPGRHNALNALAAIAVATDAGVDDAAILRGLAGFAGVGRRFQVHGHFAPPGGSGEVMLVDDYGHHPREVEMVIKAVRAGWPKRRLVMIYQPHRYTRTRDLYEDFVRVLAGVDVLLLLDVYSAGETPIPGADGKTLAGSIRQRGTLDPIFVQHKSELPVLLAKVLRADDILITQGAGDVGGIALGLAESRLILDEVEL; translated from the coding sequence ATGCGCCGCATTCGACACATCCATTTCGTCGGTATCGGTGGTGCCGGCATGTGCGGCATCGCCGAAGTGCTCGCCAATCAAGGCTACCGGGTCAGCGGCAGCGACCTGAAAGCCTCACCGGTGGTGGCCCGACTGCGCGAGCACGGCATTCGTGTGACCATCGGCCATGCCGAGAACAACGTATCAGGTGCCGACGTAGTGGTGGTCTCCACCGCAGTGGACTCGTCGAATCCGGAGATCCGCTGGGCCCACGAGCATCGTGTGCCGGTGGTGCGCCGGGCCGAGATGCTCGCCGAATTGATGCGCTTCCGTCATGGTATCGCAGTGGCCGGCACCCATGGCAAGACCACCACGACCAGCCTGACGGCCACGTTACTCGCCGAGGGTGGGCTCGATCCGACCTTCGTCATCGGCGGCAAGCTGACCAGCGCCGGGACCAACGCCCGACTGGGTGAGGGCGACTACCTGGTGGCCGAGGCCGACGAGTCCGACGCCTCGTTCCTGCACCTGCAGCCGATGGTATCGATCGTCACCAATATCGATGCCGACCACATGAGCACCTACGGTGGCGACTTCGAGCGGCTCAAGGTCACCTTCATCGAGTTCCTGCACAACCTGCCTTTCTACGGGCTGGCCATCCTGTGTATCGACGACGAGCACGTGCGCGGTCTGCTCGATCGCATCCATCGACAGTTCGTCACCTACGGTTTCAGCGAGGACGCCGACTACCGGGTCGTTGATTTCACCCAGCATGCCGGCGAGGTTCACTTTACCGCCCTGCGCCCCGACGGCTTGGCGCCACTGGATATCCGCCTGAGCATGCCGGGGCGGCACAATGCGCTCAACGCCTTGGCGGCAATCGCCGTGGCCACCGACGCCGGCGTCGATGATGCCGCCATCCTGCGAGGCCTGGCCGGTTTCGCCGGCGTGGGACGCCGCTTCCAGGTGCACGGCCATTTTGCGCCTCCCGGCGGCAGCGGTGAGGTCATGCTGGTGGACGACTACGGGCATCACCCGCGTGAAGTGGAGATGGTGATCAAGGCGGTGCGGGCCGGCTGGCCCAAGAGACGGCTGGTGATGATTTATCAGCCGCATCGCTACACCCGCACCCGCGACCTTTACGAGGACTTCGTGCGTGTCCTCGCCGGAGTCGACGTGCTGCTGCTGCTCGATGTATACAGCGCGGGAGAGACGCCGATTCCCGGCGCCGATGGCAAGACCCTGGCAGGGTCCATCCGTCAGCGCGGCACACTCGACCCAATCTTCGTGCAGCACAAGTCGGAACTGCCGGTGCTGCTGGCCAAGGTACTGCGGGCCGACGACATCCTGATCACTCAGGGCGCCGGGGATGTGGGCGGCATCGCTCTTGGGTTGGCCGAGAGCCGTTTGATTCTCGACGAGGTGGAGCTATGA
- the ftsW gene encoding putative lipid II flippase FtsW yields MASTKASSTRKFARLRRLRAKLSTRDQPFDGWLLFAALALILTGWVMVTSASTEVAASLTGNPWYFSQRHALFVAMALLAAAATLRSPLAWWRANGPLLLLVSIALLLLVLLVGREVNGSRRWLSIPLLPFNLQISEVAKLCLIVYLAGYLERFLPDVRRNWGAFLRPLMVMGVVAVLLILEPDYGAVVVMTGCVMGMLLLAGAPWGRFVFILVAVGLLGFYVAIAEPYRLARLTSFSDPWADQFASGYQLTQALIAFGRGHWLGMGLGNSVQKLFYLPEAHTDFVFAVLAEELGLFGAIAVVGLFALLIWRALAVGRRAELAGLAFAAYLSYGIAIVIGAQAFINIAVSTGMLPTKGLTLPLLSYGGSSLLVSAAMVALLLRADIDTRLALRRASSTAPREAPGRREPRINGQGVMK; encoded by the coding sequence ATGGCTAGCACCAAGGCCTCATCCACGCGCAAATTCGCCCGCTTGCGTCGGCTGCGCGCGAAGCTTTCGACCCGGGATCAGCCGTTCGACGGCTGGCTGCTGTTCGCTGCGCTGGCCCTGATCCTGACCGGCTGGGTCATGGTTACTTCGGCCTCCACCGAGGTGGCGGCCAGCCTCACCGGCAACCCCTGGTACTTCAGCCAGCGCCATGCCCTGTTCGTTGCCATGGCACTGCTGGCGGCGGCGGCGACGTTGCGCTCACCGCTGGCCTGGTGGCGTGCCAATGGACCGCTGCTGTTGCTGGTCAGCATCGCGCTGCTATTGCTGGTGCTGCTGGTCGGGCGCGAGGTCAACGGCAGTCGACGCTGGCTGTCGATCCCCTTGCTGCCTTTCAATCTGCAGATATCGGAAGTGGCCAAGCTGTGCCTGATCGTCTATCTCGCCGGATACCTGGAGCGTTTCCTTCCCGACGTGCGCCGTAACTGGGGCGCCTTCTTGCGCCCGCTGATGGTGATGGGCGTCGTTGCCGTGCTGCTGATTCTCGAACCGGACTACGGTGCCGTGGTAGTGATGACCGGTTGCGTGATGGGCATGCTGCTGCTGGCGGGAGCGCCGTGGGGACGGTTTGTCTTCATCCTCGTTGCCGTGGGGCTGCTTGGCTTCTACGTGGCTATCGCCGAGCCCTACCGGCTGGCGCGCCTGACCAGCTTCTCCGATCCCTGGGCCGATCAGTTCGCCAGCGGCTACCAGTTGACCCAGGCCCTTATCGCCTTCGGGCGCGGGCACTGGCTGGGCATGGGGTTGGGCAACAGCGTGCAGAAGCTGTTCTACCTGCCGGAGGCGCATACCGACTTCGTCTTCGCCGTGCTGGCCGAGGAACTGGGCCTGTTCGGCGCCATCGCTGTGGTGGGGCTGTTCGCACTGCTGATCTGGCGGGCGCTGGCAGTGGGCCGGCGTGCCGAACTGGCGGGGCTGGCCTTTGCCGCCTACCTCAGCTATGGCATCGCCATCGTGATCGGCGCCCAGGCCTTCATCAACATCGCCGTGAGTACCGGCATGCTGCCGACCAAGGGTTTGACCCTGCCGCTGCTCAGCTACGGCGGCTCCAGCCTGCTGGTGAGCGCGGCAATGGTGGCGTTGCTGCTGCGCGCCGACATCGATACTCGCCTGGCGCTGCGACGTGCCAGCTCAACCGCGCCGCGCGAGGCGCCGGGGCGGCGTGAACCCAGGATCAACGGACAGGGAGTCATGAAGTGA
- the murD gene encoding UDP-N-acetylmuramoyl-L-alanine--D-glutamate ligase, with protein sequence MPKVAKGETLVVGLGISGRAICRHLAREGVPFMVADTREAPPGLDEFRIAHPDVVLHCGPLAALDMSEAQEIVVSPGVDPHTPGLAECLGRCRDTGEPLVVGEIALFVRAARAPIAAITGSNAKSTVTSLLGDMAWEAGRRVAVGGNLGTPALDLLVDVPEAELYVLELSSFQLETTPCLGAETVAFLNLSEDHLDRHGDMAGYRAAKLGIFRGARHAVVNAEDAMTWPLEPLPALDRFTTLPPETGEWGIARQDGRDWLMHGDTTLLATDELGLAGRHNQANALAALAMGHHLGFPLETMCAVLRRFKGLAHRSEPIGEIGGVRWVNDSKGTNVGATLAAIAGLGPTLPGRIVLLAGGVGKGADFVPLAEPMARYGREAILFGADAYKLAEALEGSVAVTRVDDLEAAMQHARKIAEPGDCVLLSPACASLDQFPNYLARGEAFRQWVQQLVEEVGHG encoded by the coding sequence ATGCCCAAGGTGGCGAAGGGGGAGACACTGGTGGTCGGGCTCGGGATATCGGGCCGGGCAATCTGCCGGCACCTGGCCAGGGAGGGGGTGCCCTTCATGGTGGCCGACACCCGCGAGGCGCCGCCTGGGCTCGACGAGTTTCGCATCGCCCATCCGGATGTCGTCCTGCATTGCGGGCCGCTCGCGGCGCTCGACATGAGCGAGGCGCAGGAAATCGTGGTCAGTCCCGGGGTCGATCCCCATACGCCGGGCCTGGCCGAGTGCCTGGGTCGCTGCCGCGACACGGGGGAGCCGCTGGTGGTCGGCGAGATTGCCCTCTTCGTGCGCGCGGCGCGAGCGCCCATCGCCGCCATCACCGGTTCCAATGCCAAGTCCACCGTGACCAGCCTGCTCGGCGACATGGCATGGGAGGCCGGCAGGCGCGTGGCCGTCGGCGGCAATCTGGGCACGCCGGCCCTGGACCTGCTGGTTGATGTGCCCGAGGCGGAGCTCTACGTGCTCGAGCTTTCCAGTTTCCAGCTCGAGACCACGCCTTGCCTGGGTGCCGAAACCGTCGCCTTCCTCAATCTCTCCGAGGATCACCTCGACCGGCACGGCGACATGGCGGGGTATCGCGCCGCCAAGCTGGGTATCTTTCGCGGTGCCAGGCACGCCGTGGTCAACGCCGAGGATGCCATGACCTGGCCGCTCGAGCCGCTCCCGGCCCTGGATCGCTTCACGACCTTGCCTCCCGAGACGGGCGAATGGGGCATTGCCAGGCAGGATGGTCGCGATTGGCTGATGCATGGCGACACCACATTGTTGGCGACCGACGAGCTGGGGCTGGCGGGGCGCCACAACCAGGCCAATGCGCTGGCGGCCCTGGCCATGGGCCACCATCTCGGCTTTCCGCTCGAGACCATGTGCGCGGTGCTGCGCCGATTCAAGGGCCTGGCTCATCGCAGCGAACCGATCGGCGAGATCGGCGGTGTTCGCTGGGTCAACGATTCGAAGGGCACCAATGTCGGTGCAACACTTGCCGCCATAGCGGGGTTGGGGCCGACGTTGCCGGGGCGGATCGTGCTGCTGGCGGGCGGGGTGGGCAAGGGGGCCGATTTCGTACCGCTGGCCGAGCCCATGGCCCGTTACGGGCGCGAGGCGATTTTGTTCGGCGCCGACGCTTACAAGCTAGCCGAAGCACTGGAAGGAAGCGTGGCGGTGACCCGGGTCGACGACCTCGAGGCCGCCATGCAGCATGCGCGGAAGATCGCCGAGCCCGGCGACTGCGTGCTGCTCTCGCCGGCCTGTGCCAGCCTCGACCAGTTCCCCAACTACCTAGCGCGTGGCGAGGCATTTCGGCAGTGGGTCCAGCAACTCGTCGAGGAGGTTGGGCATGGCTAG
- the murG gene encoding undecaprenyldiphospho-muramoylpentapeptide beta-N-acetylglucosaminyltransferase has protein sequence MAGGTGGHVIPALSLARGLQAEALEVHWLGSPRGIENRLVPAAELPLHRISVAGLRGNGLAGWLKAPFNLTRAVWQAARIIRQLDPALVVGLGGFASGPGGLAAWLLRRPLVIHEQNAVAGLTNRALARLARRVYAAFPQAFGTRGEVVGNPVRNDIAALGESPREAAAMRGRRLRLLVVGGSLGALALNQRLPEALAALPEASRPEVRHQAGRDKDMATREAYAAQGIEAEVSAFIDDMAAAYDWADLVVCRAGALTVSEVAAAAKPALFVPLPHAVDDHQTANARALVAAGAAQLLPQQDMTAATLADILTTLLDPDTLAIMARQARRCAHLDAVERLVAGCMETALER, from the coding sequence ATGGCGGGCGGTACCGGTGGACATGTCATCCCGGCACTGTCGCTGGCTCGTGGGCTGCAGGCCGAAGCGCTGGAAGTACACTGGCTGGGCAGCCCGCGGGGCATCGAGAACCGCCTGGTGCCGGCAGCCGAGTTGCCACTACACCGCATTTCGGTGGCTGGCCTGCGTGGCAACGGCCTGGCCGGCTGGCTCAAGGCGCCTTTCAATCTGACTCGCGCCGTGTGGCAGGCGGCGCGCATCATTCGTCAACTGGACCCGGCGCTGGTGGTGGGGCTTGGCGGTTTCGCCAGCGGTCCCGGTGGTCTGGCGGCCTGGCTGTTGCGCCGCCCACTGGTGATCCACGAGCAGAACGCCGTGGCGGGTTTGACCAACCGTGCCCTGGCCCGGCTGGCCCGGCGCGTCTACGCCGCCTTCCCGCAGGCATTCGGTACGCGGGGAGAAGTGGTCGGCAACCCGGTACGCAACGACATCGCCGCCCTGGGCGAGTCGCCGCGAGAGGCCGCGGCGATGCGCGGGCGGCGACTGAGGCTGTTGGTGGTGGGCGGCTCGCTGGGGGCACTGGCGCTCAACCAGCGCCTGCCCGAGGCGCTCGCGGCGCTGCCCGAGGCAAGCCGACCCGAGGTACGCCATCAGGCCGGCCGCGACAAGGACATGGCCACTCGCGAGGCCTATGCGGCGCAGGGCATCGAGGCCGAGGTGAGCGCCTTCATCGACGACATGGCGGCAGCCTACGACTGGGCCGATCTGGTAGTCTGCCGAGCGGGGGCATTGACCGTTTCCGAAGTGGCTGCCGCGGCCAAGCCGGCCCTGTTCGTGCCCTTGCCCCATGCCGTGGACGACCACCAGACTGCCAATGCCCGTGCCCTGGTGGCAGCGGGCGCGGCGCAATTGTTGCCGCAACAGGACATGACCGCAGCGACGCTGGCCGATATCCTGACGACGCTGCTCGACCCCGACACTCTCGCCATCATGGCCCGGCAGGCGCGCCGCTGTGCGCATCTCGATGCCGTCGAACGCCTGGTGGCCGGTTGCATGGAGACAGCGCTTGAGCGATAG